In Verrucomicrobiia bacterium, the genomic stretch ACGGGGAACTGGTGCCGGACGAGTTCGTGGATGCCATGATCGAGGAGGTGTTCCGGCATCAGCCGCCGGGCCAGGGGACGCTGCTGGACGGGTTTCCGCGCACGGTCACCCAGGCGCGCTTCCTGGACGACCTCCTCGAGGATCTGGGCAAGAAGCTGGACGCGGCGATCTACCTGCACGTGCCGGAGCCGGTGATCTTCGAACGGGTGTCGCGACGCCAGCCCCCGCGGCAGGACGACGAACCGCACATCCTGCGGCACCGGCTCCATGTGTTCCGCCGCATGGTGGCCCCGGTGCTGAAGCACTACTACGAGACCGGCCGCCTGGTGCTGGTGCGCGCCGACGCCCCGATCCACGAACTGGAGATCACCCTGAACGGATTGCTGGACGGGGTGGCGGCGGGACACCATCCGGCCTTCACCGAGGAGGACTTCCAGTTCCTGGACGGACTGATCAAGGCGAAGCCGGCGGCGCCGACGCATCCCGAGGTGGCACTCAACCTCGTGCTTCTCGGCGGTCCGGGCAGCGGCAAGGGCACCCAGGCTTCCCATATCTGCCAGGCGTTCCGCCTGCCCCACATCTCCACCGGCGACCTGTTCCGCGACAACATCAAGAAGCAGACCGACCTCGGACGCCTCGCGCGGTCGTACATGGACCGGGGCGACCTCGTGCCGGACGACGTCACCGAACGCATGGTCTCCACCCGGCTGGCGCAGACGGACGCCGGACGCGGCTTCGTGCTGGATGGCTTCCCGCGCACCGTCTCCCAGGCCGAGGCGCTCGACGAGATCCTCCACGAAATCAACCGCAAGGTCACCGGCGTCATCCACCTCCGCGTGGCCGACGAGGAAATCCTGCGCCGCCTCTCGGGACGTCGCATCTGCCGCCAGTGTCAGACGCCCTACCATATCCTCTTCAAGAAGCCCCGGCGCGAGGGGATCTGCAACGATTGCGGCGGGGCGTTGTACCAGCGGGACGACGACAAGGAGGAGACCATCCTGGTCCGGCTGCGGAACTACCATCGCCAGACCGAACCCCTCATCGCCTACTACCGCGACGCCGGGGTGCTCACCGAGGTCCACGGCGAAGGCGAACTGTCAGCGATCCGGGCCGCCATGCTGGCCGCGGTGAAACTCTTCACCGAGGAACCCGAGGTCGCGGGCACCGTCTGAGCCCGGTTCACTCGGAACCCGGGGCGGAAGTCCGGCCCAGCGCCACCACCGCCTCGAACGCCGGCTTCGGCCGGCCGTCCCGTCCAAACAGCAGCGGGTAGTTCGTTCGCCCCCGGATCGGAAAGTTGTTCAGCCAGGAGCTTGCGTCGGTGACCCCCCAGAA encodes the following:
- a CDS encoding adenylate kinase, which produces MNIALLGPTGSGKGTLTQALAAPRSLHPINLGDVLRQKTSYGTALGLLTREYVQNGELVPDEFVDAMIEEVFRHQPPGQGTLLDGFPRTVTQARFLDDLLEDLGKKLDAAIYLHVPEPVIFERVSRRQPPRQDDEPHILRHRLHVFRRMVAPVLKHYYETGRLVLVRADAPIHELEITLNGLLDGVAAGHHPAFTEEDFQFLDGLIKAKPAAPTHPEVALNLVLLGGPGSGKGTQASHICQAFRLPHISTGDLFRDNIKKQTDLGRLARSYMDRGDLVPDDVTERMVSTRLAQTDAGRGFVLDGFPRTVSQAEALDEILHEINRKVTGVIHLRVADEEILRRLSGRRICRQCQTPYHILFKKPRREGICNDCGGALYQRDDDKEETILVRLRNYHRQTEPLIAYYRDAGVLTEVHGEGELSAIRAAMLAAVKLFTEEPEVAGTV